CGGGAAGGATTTCCCTCGCTCTGGATATTATGGAAGAATTCAGAGGGCCTTTGGTAGAGCGAATGGTAATAAGCATGATTAATAAAAAAGTAGTTTCAGGCAAGGGCTTTATAAAAGAGGAAAGCGGCGGTATAATCATGACAAAGGATACCAGAGACATATTTTTAAAAACCTGGCAGGAGCGCAAAAAAGAAATCATCACCCACCCCTTTTTAAAAGAAAAAATGGAATGGGGATTAGTCCCATATGCTCAGGCCCTGTTACTGGCCCGTTTTATCCGAAAAGATTTAGACGCCTATCCGGTTTTCCTATGGAAGTGAGGTTTTCTTATGATGGTTTTAATAACTTACGACGTAAATACCCAAACGGAAAGCGGCCGTAAAAGGCTCCGGCAAGTAGCAAAACAATGTGAAAACTATGGTATAAGAGTTCAAAACTCCGTATTTGAATGTGTCTTGGACAACGCCCAGTGGCTTCTTGTAAAAAATACCCTTGAAAAGATTATTGATAAAAATAAAGACAGCCTACGATATTATTATCTGGGTAATAAATATCAAACTAAAATAGAGCATATAGGAGCAAAAGCGGCTATCCAAGTAGAAGATACATTGATACTCTAAGATATTTTTAAAATAATCAAGCCGGCAAAAACATTAAACATTTTTTAGAAAAAAGCATGCCTTAAGTATTTTAAATATATCCTATGGATTAAAATTTCAAAACTTAGGTAACCCTTGCCTAAAGCAATCAAGCAACTGAAGGTATTCACACATAAAATTGCAGCGTACATTTAAAGTGCGAACCTCCATCAGTATCAAAAACCCCAGAGCTTTCGCACCAGATTTTTATATAAAAATATAATCCTCTGTCTATAAATCTTTATTTTCACAAGTATTTTTTAACATGTTTTTATAATTTGTATAAAATAGAATTAGAAATAAGTAGTATTTTTGTGTAGTTTTGCTGTCGTCTCTCACAGAGAGACGTGGATTGAAATAGATAAAAAAACAGAAATAACAAGGGGGATAATGTCGTCTCTCACAGAGAGACGTGGATTGAAATACACCCCCTCTTATTTAGCGTTTAAACGCCCCTGTCGTCTCTCACAGAGAGACGTGGATTGAAATTTGCTTCCATTTGCATCACTGGAAATTTAATCTTGTCGTCTCTCACAGAGAGACGTGGATTGAAATTCATTTTTCACACCCCCTCTTATTTGCTCTTTAGTCGTCTCTCACAGAGAGACGTGGATTGAAATCGCCTTCTGGTCGGCGTTCATTTTGGCCAGCTTTTGTCGTCTCTCACAGAGAGACGTGGATTGAAATACCAGAACAATACAGGATTGTTGAAGTTGAGGTAGTCGTCTCTCACAGAGAGACGTGGATTGAAATATTTTTGCGACAGCTTACAAAAGGTGCATGAGCGTCGTCTCTCACAGAGAGACGTGGATTGAAATGTCGTTATGACAGGCATCGCAGAGACTTATCAAGTCGTCTCTCACAGAGAGACGTGGATTGAAATAATTCAGGTTACTACAACAGCGGAAACTGCAACAGGTCGTCTCTCACAGAGAGACGTGGATTGAAATCTTAAGGTTTAAATATGTGAACCATAGGGCTGCAGTCGTCTCTCACAGAGAGACGTGGATTGAAATCTTTGCCACAAAGATATTTAGACACGCACCCCAGTCGTCTCTCACAGAGAGACGTGGATTGAAATACGGTGGTTAGGAGGTAACGAAAATAGAATTAGAGTCGTCTCTCACAGAGAGACGTGGATTGAAATAGGA
This is a stretch of genomic DNA from Anaeropeptidivorans aminofermentans. It encodes these proteins:
- the cas2 gene encoding CRISPR-associated endonuclease Cas2 — its product is MMVLITYDVNTQTESGRKRLRQVAKQCENYGIRVQNSVFECVLDNAQWLLVKNTLEKIIDKNKDSLRYYYLGNKYQTKIEHIGAKAAIQVEDTLIL